In Dolichospermum flos-aquae CCAP 1403/13F, the following proteins share a genomic window:
- a CDS encoding YlxR family protein, which yields MKPNYRRCISCRQVNLKQEFWRIVRVFPSGKVQLDQGMGRSAYICPQESCLQAAQKKNRLGRSLHGAVPDTVYQTLWQRLNHGDRQDRI from the coding sequence ATGAAACCGAACTATCGGCGTTGTATTAGTTGTCGTCAAGTCAACTTGAAACAAGAGTTTTGGCGGATTGTCCGCGTCTTTCCATCTGGAAAGGTACAATTAGATCAGGGCATGGGGCGTTCTGCCTATATCTGTCCGCAAGAGAGTTGCCTACAAGCAGCTCAGAAGAAAAATAGACTAGGGAGATCGCTGCATGGAGCAGTGCCAGATACAGTGTATCAAACATTGTGGCAACGTCTAAATCACGGCGATCGCCAAGATCGCATTTAA